The region CCTAAGAGCTACCAAACAGGAAGAAATCCACCAGGGCagcatttctcccctccccttagcAGCCACCAAGGAGGTAGAAATCCACCAGGGCAGCATTCCACCTCCTAAGAGCTACCAAGCAGGCAGAAATCCACCAGAGCagcatttctcccctccccttagcAGCCACCAAGGAGGTAGAAATACACCAGGGCAGCATTTCTCCCTTCCCCTTAGCAGCCACCAAGAAGGTAAAAATCCACCAGGGCAGCATTCCATCTCTTAAGAGCTACCAAACAGGCAGAAATCCACCAGGGCagcatttctcccctccccttagcAGCCACCAAGGAGGTAGATATCCACCAGGGCAGCATTCCACCTCCTAAGAGCTACCAAACAGGCAGAAATCCACCAGGGCAGCATTTCTCCCTTCCCCTTAGCAGCCACCAAGAAGGTAGAAATCCACCAGGGCAGCATTCCATCTCTTAAGAGCTCCCAAACAGGCAGAAATTCACCAGGGCAGCATTCCACCTCCTAAGAGCTCCCAAACAGGCAGAAATCCACCAGAGCAGCATTTCCCCGTCCCATAACAGCTACCCAGCAGGCATAAATCCACCAGGGAAgccacccccctccacctccaGCTGCGGGTCTCCCAGGCACGGCAGAAAAAGCGCGGGCAAAGGGATCGCCGCCCCCGGGCCTGGGAGAGCCGGTCGGGAGGCCAATACCCGGCCAGGCAGGAGGCTCCAGCGGCCCCCTCCGGGCCAGAGCCCCCGCCTTCCCTCTCCCCGCGACGCCTGAGGCGGATGGCGGCGGATTCCTCCGGTCCCCCCTCCCGGGCCTCCACCTACCATGGCTGCGGACTCCCCTCTCGCTGCAGCGCTAACCGGAAAAGGAAGTCGGCCGGCGCCGCGGTCTAGTTATACATCCCACCCACTGAAGGACAACTTCCGGCCTTCTGGAACCAATCTTAGACTCTTCCGGTTTAGACTCTTTGGCACTTCCGGTATGGTGGAAAAGGCTCCATGCTTGTATAACGTTCTTATGGACTTGTGCGCTGTCCTAAAACGTCCGTATGGAAAACAAGAAACGACGCTTAGAGTTCCGGGAAGATTATAACCCGGCGTCAAGACGAATTTGAATCCAGTTCCGACCTTGCCTAGAATGGaattttcccctttcctttggaGCTCCAACGAGGATGGAGCTTCCACCTTTCCCTGCCCTGAGAAAGCTCAATTTCTAATAGCCACTTCCGCCCTGTCCTGACTGACACCGCGGGGCATTCTGGGACATGTAGTCCCACTCCTTTGTTTAGCCTTCCAATCGGAAGTTCCTTTTCGGGAGCTTCCGGATGTCGTCGAGGACGAGGACGAGGGAACCGGGGACGGAGCCATGATGGTCGCCGCCGGTCCCGAGGAGGAGCGGCGAAGGCAGCAGCTGCGGCCGAACGAGATGGAGGACGAGGAGGTGGCGGCGGGCGGAGCGGTGAGGGCCACGCACCTGCCCCACTTCCGGTCCCTGGGATGCCCCCACTTCCGGTCCCTGcagaagaatgggagaggggTGGGAACCAGCTGTTGCAAAATGGGCAAGGGGGCGGGTGGTCTGTCCTGGCTGAAGGAGGGGTCCAGGGCAGCGGCTTATTCCAGGCTGCATGCGCGCAAAAGCTCAGGGGCCATTTTgcaggaaaaagaggtgccggagctcattagcacaactcatttgcatctgccccAAGCCCCCTGACGTCACTGGAAGGTGGGCTAAATcccatcagctcagcatctcccttgaaatgcttcttggAGTATAACTGCCGTAATGAAGCCTCACTCCCATGATACTTTTAAATTGATTTCAAAGtatgtggccacaggggcatgatgaagatttccatctgtccaggtcttgaattcagcaggagctcacaggagtgcagctcttgaactttctgaggtttccccctccttctcctctccgcCTACTtcgcccattgaatagtaggtgcagctgcataagaatccctggattaggagagcgggcaaccagccagccacctggggctttgccacacccccagcagccctcattaactcctggagaagtccATGCCACCCTTtatccactttttatgtgattttggacagcaggtggtttttctggccttttgactgtgggggggtgggtttgttaaggagagccccaggtgagcgaggcctgcttgggctggctggatctctaggcagcccaagcaggcaccgctcccccggggctctcctttcttgtgtcgggttgcttttggttggtggggggcagcatattgctaacgagttatgctaatgtgCCCCAccgcctgtttttctacaaaatgatccctgcatcTGTCTACTTtctatgttttagttatttccccgggtttttttttttgtgggggaaaatattagaaagtttgtcaaatcttaaaagttcagcaaaattctcacagggggcttgaacaacggagcccagaagcaagtattttttgagggggaggggagtaagaaagaaaaggCACAGTACAGTTTAGGCGTTGTGcagctccgttcctgtgagctcctgcccaaaatgaggcctgcaaaagcttatcccttgaataaaacttggtgggtcttaaaggtgggccgctggactcagactttgttctgttgcgtCAGATCaacgcagctgcccacctgaatctgtcttcaGCGAATGCTGCGGTTTCTGTCTAccccccccaaattcccaggaattccccaacccagagttggagcTTGGAAGTATTTACAATGGAAAATAGATTTGTGGTATCTAGATGTTTTACCTGTCTGTTGTCTaaatgccccgtggcgcagagtggtaaagcagcagtactgcagtactgtgatctgaactctctgctcacgacctgagttctatcccagcaaaagctggttcaggtagccggtccaaggttgactcagccttccatccttccgaggtgggtaaaatgaatacccagcttgctggggggggaggggaagtggaaaagactggggaaggcaatggcaaacctccccgtaaagtctgctgtgaaaactttgtgaaagcaacgtcacctcagagtcggaaacgactggtgcttgcacaggggacctttccttttctgtctAAATGGAAGGGCAGTGGGTGGGTAAAAGggggaaggtaggtaggtaggtaattttatttatatcccgccctccccgccggagcaggctcagggcggctaacaacatcattcagtttcccttatacaaaagacaaggttacattaacattaaacattaaaaaagggagggagacagaggaTGGCTCATCTGAAGAGCAATTGAGACAGGGCCtgcctcccagagagccagtttggtgtagttgttaagtgtgcaaattcttatctgggaggaccaggttcaattccccactcctccgcttgcatctgctgggtgactttaagcaaaccacagttctctcagagctgttcctcttaagagcagtttctgtcagagctctctcagccccacctacctcacaggacgtctgctgtggggagaggaaaggaagggagattgtaagccactctgagactccccaGTGAAGAAGGCGAAAAGTAGTTTTACGTTGccaccaatttatggtgacccctgtGGTACTTTCAAaataagagatgttcagaggtttgccattgcctgtctctgaggAGGGACCGCGGACTTCCTTGGGGGGtttttccatccaagtaccaaccaaggcctgcttagcttttgagatctgacaagatgtgGCTACTCAGGGCCAACTAGGTCTCTTTAGGATCACCCTCAACCCTCTTTCTCATCTTGCTTTTgaatcttttctccctttcccacaatacaagaactggtgaGCACGCCATGAAATCTATGAGCGGTAGGCTTAGGACACACAAAAACAAGtgctccttcacccaaagagtcagtATCGCATGAAATTCAGTAAATGGCATAGAcggcttcgagaggggattgggtaaacatacagagcagaggtccttcagagGCTATTGgcttgctccaacatggcttctgttatcatcttatgtctggggcagtgatgtcctgtattcctggtgctttggggggcaacattgggagggcttctcccaatggagagccagtttggtgtagtggttaagtgtgcggactcttatctgagagaaccgggtttgattccccactcctccacttgcacctgctggaatggccttgggtcagccatagctctggcagaggttgtccttgaaagggcagctgctgtgagagccctctcagccccacccacctcacagggtgtctgttgtgggggaggaagggaaaggagattgtgagcctctctgagactcttcggagtggagggcggaatataaatccaatatcatcttcttcttcttcttctggagggctgctggtggacctcctggcgGCCCCTGGGtgctggactggagaggccactggcccaACCCAATATGGCTTCTTGTGTGTTCTTatatctgtggcagtgatgctctgtcttcttggtgcttgggggagggtggggggggagcaatagtgggagggcttctggagttctggcccctgggttttggccgccgtgtgacacagagtgttggactgaatggaccattggcctgacccaacacggcttctcttgtttccccctctttttcgtgtcacctctccctcccccacccttcaaGGGAGGGTTTAATCCTGACTCATCTccctgttcccccccacccccccgcctccTAACAGGGTCACGGTGAGGAGACGCTACAATTGAACCTGGGTGATCTGGACCTGACCTCTGAGGAGTTCATCTTGGACGAAGTGGACAGTGAGTTCTCCTCTCCCTTTTCTGCCCACCTGTGATGTGTTTCTGCAAGGCTGGCTGGGCCCAAGAGAGGTCTGGGGACGGCTGCCGATCCTCAGGTAGCTAGGAGATAACCGTGCTAACGGACCACGAATCTCACAACAGTGAGGCTGCTTAAACGCACTTCTAATTAAGCGTTTATAtcgcagaggcaagcaattgcTGATACTTCTTTATGAACGTACGTTAGATAACAAAAATGACGTGCAAAATCAGTTTATATACATCAACTCGTAAAAGGCCTGGTCCACTGACTAACACAGACCCAAAAGTCCATATTTTGCCATGTCGGTATCGAAGGTAGCAGTTCTCTTAAGCGGCCATAGCCGCAAATAGTAATTCTCTTTTTGGAGAACTGACAGTGCGGTTTGTAAGTAGTTGGCCAGCAACTTGGCATCtggtgaagaaaggttaaaaggcttggggctctttagcttggagaaacgtcgactgcggggtgacatgagagaggtttacaagattatgcatgggatggagaaagtagagaaagaagtacttttctccctttctcacacttaaAAGAACTTGCGGGtattcattgaaattgctgagcagtcgggttaaaacggataaaaggaggtacttcttcacccaaagggtgattaacatgtggaattcactgccacaggaggtggcggcggctgcaagcatagccaccttcgagaggggattggataaaaatatggagcagaggtccatcagtggctattagccacagtgtgtgtgtgtgtgtgtgtgtgtgtgtgtatataggccactgtgtgacacagagtgttggactggatggggcattggcctgatccaacatggcttatcttatgttcttatgtgacacagagtgttggactggatgggccattggcctgatccaacatggcttctcttatgttcttatgtgacacagagtgttggactggatgggccattggcctgatccaacatggctgttcttatgtaatttctgagccctGGCTCCAGGTTTGAATTACTATTTGCGGCTATGGCCGCTTAAGAGAACTGCTACCTTGGATACTGACATGCATTTTGAATGTATTGAGTTGAGGTTTCAGAAAGAGTAATTTTTGTCAGAAGAAGAGTTGCCATCGAAACATGACTTTACCGGAATCGTGTCACGATACTACTAATTTTGAAGTTACTttttctgaagttcttatgagTCCCCCGGCTCCGCCAACaaaagtctcccggctccgccccaaagtcccccggctccgcccccaaagtctcccggctctgCCAACAAAGTCTctgctccgccccaaagtctcccggctctgcccccaaagtctcccggctctgCC is a window of Heteronotia binoei isolate CCM8104 ecotype False Entrance Well unplaced genomic scaffold, APGP_CSIRO_Hbin_v1 ptg001979l, whole genome shotgun sequence DNA encoding:
- the LOC132565923 gene encoding vacuolar protein sorting-associated protein 52 homolog, which codes for MAADSPLAAALTGKGSRPAPRSSYTSHPLKDNFRPSGTNLRLFRFRLFGTSAFQSEVPFRELPDVVEDEDEGTGDGAMMVAAGPEEERRRQQLRPNEMEDEEVAAGGAGHGEETLQLNLGDLDLTSEEFILDEVDIHIQANLEDALVQEALKTGVDLRQYSKQVELELQQIENASIKDYIKESKNIASLHTQITACDAVLERMEAMLSSFQSDLSSISCEIQTLQEQSVAMNVRLRNRQAVRGRLSQLVDELVVPNLMIRW